A region of Subdoligranulum variabile DNA encodes the following proteins:
- a CDS encoding YczE/YyaS/YitT family protein, with product MTEIRKYSAASLCKRIGMLCLGLITMAFGVAFSITAALGTSPISSVPYVTGAISGLSVGTTTIIMNALFVLIQIAILRRRYQWFQLLQLPAAILFGTTIDVASWLIRGIVPGAYWQQWLLCLLGIFLVALGVSMEVVARLIVTAGEGIVLAICQVAPVKFGNMKMTFDLTLVALSILLSFTFLGHLDGVREGTIAAAVLVGQLTKLLLHPMEAFEKACLN from the coding sequence ATGACGGAAATCCGTAAATATTCTGCCGCTTCGCTGTGCAAGCGCATCGGCATGCTCTGTCTGGGGCTGATCACCATGGCCTTCGGCGTGGCCTTTTCCATCACCGCGGCCCTGGGGACCTCCCCCATCTCCAGCGTTCCCTATGTAACGGGGGCCATCTCGGGGCTGAGCGTTGGCACCACCACCATCATCATGAACGCCCTGTTCGTGCTCATCCAGATCGCCATCCTGCGCCGCCGCTACCAGTGGTTCCAGCTGCTCCAGCTGCCGGCGGCCATCCTCTTCGGCACCACCATCGACGTGGCCTCCTGGCTCATCCGCGGCATCGTGCCGGGCGCCTACTGGCAGCAGTGGCTGCTCTGCCTGCTGGGCATCTTCCTGGTGGCGCTGGGCGTCAGCATGGAAGTGGTGGCCCGGCTGATCGTCACCGCCGGCGAGGGCATCGTGCTGGCCATCTGCCAGGTAGCCCCCGTGAAGTTCGGCAACATGAAGATGACCTTCGACCTGACCCTGGTGGCCCTTTCCATCCTCCTGTCCTTTACCTTCCTGGGGCATCTGGACGGCGTGCGGGAAGGCACCATTGCCGCCGCCGTGCTGGTGGGCCAGCTGACCAAGCTGCTGCTCCACCCCATGGAAGCCTTTGAAAAAGCCTGTCTGAACTGA
- a CDS encoding MarR family winged helix-turn-helix transcriptional regulator: MESLHYLLMKTNALFHKRVMSEMGKIGLTPGQPKVLEYLIRYGEADQKTIAAYCEIEPATVGSILSRMEEGGLILRRQKAGNRRSLYVSLTEKGREDAQRVETAFRAVEEEAAGELSPAEQQTLQELLSRLYANLQSNSQKEKESS, encoded by the coding sequence ATGGAGAGCCTGCATTACCTGCTGATGAAAACCAACGCCCTGTTCCATAAGCGGGTCATGAGCGAGATGGGCAAGATCGGTCTGACCCCCGGCCAGCCCAAGGTACTGGAATACCTGATCCGGTACGGGGAGGCCGACCAGAAGACCATCGCCGCCTACTGTGAGATCGAACCCGCCACCGTGGGCAGCATTCTGTCCCGCATGGAGGAGGGCGGACTGATCCTGCGGCGGCAGAAGGCCGGCAACCGGCGCTCGCTGTATGTTTCGCTGACCGAAAAAGGGCGGGAGGACGCCCAGCGGGTGGAGACCGCCTTCCGCGCGGTGGAAGAGGAAGCAGCCGGGGAACTCTCCCCCGCCGAGCAGCAGACTCTGCAGGAACTCCTGAGCAGGCTGTACGCCAACCTGCAATCCAACAGCCAAAAGGAGAAGGAATCATCATGA